In the Carassius gibelio isolate Cgi1373 ecotype wild population from Czech Republic chromosome A2, carGib1.2-hapl.c, whole genome shotgun sequence genome, one interval contains:
- the LOC127933612 gene encoding axoneme-associated protein mst101(2)-like isoform X3, with protein sequence MPHKILYALLLLLLSCDCIAEVQLEGNEVEAEGTEQLKVEKRQAEGTEQLKVEKRDAEGTEDLKVEKRDAEATEDLKVEKRDAEATEELKVEKRDAEATEELKVEKRDAEATEELKVEKRDAEATEELKVEKRDAEATEELKVEKRDAEATEELKVEKRDAEATEELKVEKRDAEATEDLKVEKRDAEATEDLKVEKRQAEATEDLKVEKRQAEGTEQLKVEKRQAEGTDELKVEKREAEATEDLKVEKRDAEATEDLKVEKRQAEGTDELKVEKRQAEGTDELKVEKREAEATEELKVEKRDAEATEDLKVEKRQAEGTDELKVEKRQAEGTEDLKVEKRDAEATEELKVEKRQAEGTEELKVEKRDAEATEELKVEKRDAEGTEELKVEKRDAEGTDELKVEKRDAEETEQLKVEKRRAVSARPYIHKGIHSELKELKSTVSNLKYKLQATEEQLKQLRRNEYKVAFGATLGSIGTFGPFNTSVTLVYSNVFVNEGRAYNPNTGIFTAPVKGAYFFSFSVHSRSSKVLNLALFKNGQQMLMVYSNPLGDRYESSADSISLTLEKGDNVYMRLRENSWVFDNGNQLNSFVGHLLFPL encoded by the exons ATGCCCCACAAGATTCTGTATGCGCTGCTGCTTCTCCTGCTCAGCTGTGACTGCATTGCTGAGGTCCAGCTGGAAGGGAATGAAGTGGAGGCTGAAGGGACCGAGCAATTAAAGGTGGAAAAAAGACAAGCTGAAGGGACCGAGCAATTAAAGGTGGAAAAAAGAGACGCTGAAGGGACTGAGGATTTAAAGGTGGAAAAAAGAGATGCTGAAGCGACTGAGGATTTAAAGGTGGAAAAAAGAGATGCTGAAGCGACTGAGGAATTAAAGGTGGAAAAAAGAGATGCTGAAGCGACTGAGGAATTAAAGGTGGAAAAAAGAGATGCTGAAGCGACTGAGGAATTAAAGGTGGAAAAAAGAGATGCTGAAGCGACTGAGGAATTAAAG GTGGAAAAAAGAGATGCTGAAGCGACTGAGGAATTAAAGGTGGAAAAAAGAGATGCTGAAGCGACTGAGGAATTAAAG GTGGAAAAAAGAGATGCTGAAGCGACTGAGGAATTAAAGGTGGAAAAAAGAGATGCTGAAGCGACTGAGGATTTAAAGGTGGAAAAAAGAGATGCTGAAGCGACTGAGGATTTAAAGGTGGAAAAAAGACAAGCTGAAGCGACTGAGGATTTAAAGGTGGAAAAAAGACAAGCTGAAGGGACCGAGCAATTAAAGGTGGAAAAAAGACAAGCTGAAGGGACTGATGAATTAAAGGTGGAAAAAAGAGAAGCTGAAGCGACTGAGGATTTAAAGGTGGAAAAAAGAGATGCTGAAGCGACTGAGGATTTAAAGGTGGAAAAAAGACAAGCTGAAGGGACTGATGAATTAAAGGTGGAAAAAAGACAAGCTGAAGGGACTGATGAATTAAAGGTGGAAAAAAGAGAAGCTGAAGCGACTGAGGAATTAAAGGTGGAAAAAAGAGATGCTGAAGCGACTGAGGATTTAAAGGTGGAAAAAAGACAAGCTGAAGGGACTGATGAATTAAAGGTGGAAAAAAGACAAGCTGAAGggactgaagatttaaaggtggAAAAAAGAGATGCTGAAGCGACTGAGGAATTAAAGGTGGAAAAAAGACAAGCTGAAGGGACTGAGGAATTAAAGGTGGAAAAAAGAGATGCTGAAGCGACTGAGGAATTAAAGGTGGAAAAAAGAGATGCTGAAGGGACTGAGGAATTAAAGGTGGAAAAAAGAGATGCTGAAGGGACTGATGAATTAAAGGTGGAAAAAAGAGATGCTGAAGAGACTGAGCAATTAAAGGTGGAAAAAAGACGTGCTGTTTCAGCTCGGCCCTACATCCATAAAGGCATCCACTCTGAGCTGAAAGAGCTGAAATCTACCGTGAGTAATCTGAAGTATAAACTACAGGCCACTGAGGAACAGCTGAAACAGCTCAGGAGAAACG AATATAAAGTGGCATTTGGTGCCACACTTGGATCAATAGGTACCTTTGGACCCTTCAACACTTCAGTCACCCTGGTTTACAGTAATGTCTTTGTGAATGAGGGCAGAGCTTACAACCCAAACACTG GTATCTTCACTGCACCTGTAAAAGGGGCCTATTTCTTCAGTTTTTCTGTACATAGTCGCTCATCTAAAGTTCTGAATTTAGCACTCTTTAAAAATGGACAACAAATGTTAATGGTTTACAGTAATCCTCTTGGTGACCGCTATGAATCAAGCGCTGATTCAATCTCTCTGACTCTAGAGAAAGGAGATAATGTCTATATGCGTCTCCGTGAGAATTCATGGGTCTTTGATAATGGAAATCAACTCAATTCATTTGTTGGGCATTTACTTTTCCCTCTTTGA
- the LOC127933612 gene encoding translation initiation factor IF-2-like isoform X8 yields the protein MPHKILYALLLLLLSCDCIAEVQLEGNEVEAEGTEQLKVEKRQAEGTEQLKVEKRDAEGTEDLKVEKRDAEATEDLKVEKRDAEATEELKVEKRDAEATEELKVEKRDAEATEELKVEKRDAEATEELKVEKRDAEATEDLKVEKRDAEATEDLKVEKRDAEATEDLKVEKRQAEATEDLKVEKRQAEGTEQLKVEKRQAEGTDELKVEKREAEATEDLKVEKRDAEATEDLKVEKRQAEGTDELKVEKRQAEGTDELKVEKREAEATEELKVEKRDAEATEDLKVEKRQAEGTDELKVEKRQAEGTEDLKVEKRDAEATEELKVEKRQAEGTEELKVEKRDAEATEELKVEKRDAEGTEELKVEKRDAEGTDELKVEKRDAEETEQLKVEKRRAVSARPYIHKGIHSELKELKSTVSNLKYKLQATEEQLKQLRRNEYKVAFGATLGSIGTFGPFNTSVTLVYSNVFVNEGRAYNPNTGIFTAPVKGAYFFSFSVHSRSSKVLNLALFKNGQQMLMVYSNPLGDRYESSADSISLTLEKGDNVYMRLRENSWVFDNGNQLNSFVGHLLFPL from the exons ATGCCCCACAAGATTCTGTATGCGCTGCTGCTTCTCCTGCTCAGCTGTGACTGCATTGCTGAGGTCCAGCTGGAAGGGAATGAAGTGGAGGCTGAAGGGACCGAGCAATTAAAGGTGGAAAAAAGACAAGCTGAAGGGACCGAGCAATTAAAGGTGGAAAAAAGAGACGCTGAAGGGACTGAGGATTTAAAGGTGGAAAAAAGAGATGCTGAAGCGACTGAGGATTTAAAGGTGGAAAAAAGAGATGCTGAAGCGACTGAGGAATTAAAGGTGGAAAAAAGAGATGCTGAAGCGACTGAGGAATTAAAGGTGGAAAAAAGAGATGCTGAAGCGACTGAGGAATTAAAGGTGGAAAAAAGAGATGCTGAAGCGACTGAGGAATTAAAGGTGGAAAAAAGAGATGCTGAAGCGACTGAGGATTTAAAG GTGGAAAAAAGAGATGCTGAAGCGACTGAGGATTTAAAGGTGGAAAAAAGAGATGCTGAAGCGACTGAGGATTTAAAGGTGGAAAAAAGACAAGCTGAAGCGACTGAGGATTTAAAGGTGGAAAAAAGACAAGCTGAAGGGACCGAGCAATTAAAGGTGGAAAAAAGACAAGCTGAAGGGACTGATGAATTAAAGGTGGAAAAAAGAGAAGCTGAAGCGACTGAGGATTTAAAGGTGGAAAAAAGAGATGCTGAAGCGACTGAGGATTTAAAGGTGGAAAAAAGACAAGCTGAAGGGACTGATGAATTAAAGGTGGAAAAAAGACAAGCTGAAGGGACTGATGAATTAAAGGTGGAAAAAAGAGAAGCTGAAGCGACTGAGGAATTAAAGGTGGAAAAAAGAGATGCTGAAGCGACTGAGGATTTAAAGGTGGAAAAAAGACAAGCTGAAGGGACTGATGAATTAAAGGTGGAAAAAAGACAAGCTGAAGggactgaagatttaaaggtggAAAAAAGAGATGCTGAAGCGACTGAGGAATTAAAGGTGGAAAAAAGACAAGCTGAAGGGACTGAGGAATTAAAGGTGGAAAAAAGAGATGCTGAAGCGACTGAGGAATTAAAGGTGGAAAAAAGAGATGCTGAAGGGACTGAGGAATTAAAGGTGGAAAAAAGAGATGCTGAAGGGACTGATGAATTAAAGGTGGAAAAAAGAGATGCTGAAGAGACTGAGCAATTAAAGGTGGAAAAAAGACGTGCTGTTTCAGCTCGGCCCTACATCCATAAAGGCATCCACTCTGAGCTGAAAGAGCTGAAATCTACCGTGAGTAATCTGAAGTATAAACTACAGGCCACTGAGGAACAGCTGAAACAGCTCAGGAGAAACG AATATAAAGTGGCATTTGGTGCCACACTTGGATCAATAGGTACCTTTGGACCCTTCAACACTTCAGTCACCCTGGTTTACAGTAATGTCTTTGTGAATGAGGGCAGAGCTTACAACCCAAACACTG GTATCTTCACTGCACCTGTAAAAGGGGCCTATTTCTTCAGTTTTTCTGTACATAGTCGCTCATCTAAAGTTCTGAATTTAGCACTCTTTAAAAATGGACAACAAATGTTAATGGTTTACAGTAATCCTCTTGGTGACCGCTATGAATCAAGCGCTGATTCAATCTCTCTGACTCTAGAGAAAGGAGATAATGTCTATATGCGTCTCCGTGAGAATTCATGGGTCTTTGATAATGGAAATCAACTCAATTCATTTGTTGGGCATTTACTTTTCCCTCTTTGA
- the LOC127933612 gene encoding translation initiation factor IF-2-like isoform X12 yields the protein MPHKILYALLLLLLSCDCIAEVQLEGNEVEAEGTEQLKVEKRQAEGTEQLKVEKRDAEGTEDLKVEKRDAEATEDLKVEKRDAEATEELKVEKRDAEATEELKVEKRDAEATEELKVEKRDAEATEELKVEKRDAEATEDLKVEKRDAEATEDLKVEKRDAEATEDLKVEKRQAEGTEQLKVEKRQAEGTDELKVEKREAEATEDLKVEKRDAEATEDLKVEKRQAEGTDELKVEKRQAEGTDELKVEKREAEATEELKVEKRDAEATEDLKVEKRQAEGTDELKVEKRQAEGTEDLKVEKRDAEATEELKVEKRQAEGTEELKVEKRDAEATEELKVEKRDAEGTEELKVEKRDAEGTDELKVEKRDAEETEQLKVEKRRAVSARPYIHKGIHSELKELKSTVSNLKYKLQATEEQLKQLRRNEYKVAFGATLGSIGTFGPFNTSVTLVYSNVFVNEGRAYNPNTGIFTAPVKGAYFFSFSVHSRSSKVLNLALFKNGQQMLMVYSNPLGDRYESSADSISLTLEKGDNVYMRLRENSWVFDNGNQLNSFVGHLLFPL from the exons ATGCCCCACAAGATTCTGTATGCGCTGCTGCTTCTCCTGCTCAGCTGTGACTGCATTGCTGAGGTCCAGCTGGAAGGGAATGAAGTGGAGGCTGAAGGGACCGAGCAATTAAAGGTGGAAAAAAGACAAGCTGAAGGGACCGAGCAATTAAAGGTGGAAAAAAGAGACGCTGAAGGGACTGAGGATTTAAAGGTGGAAAAAAGAGATGCTGAAGCGACTGAGGATTTAAAGGTGGAAAAAAGAGATGCTGAAGCGACTGAGGAATTAAAGGTGGAAAAAAGAGATGCTGAAGCGACTGAGGAATTAAAGGTGGAAAAAAGAGATGCTGAAGCGACTGAGGAATTAAAGGTGGAAAAAAGAGATGCTGAAGCGACTGAGGAATTAAAGGTGGAAAAAAGAGATGCTGAAGCGACTGAGGATTTAAAG GTGGAAAAAAGAGATGCTGAAGCGACTGAGGATTTAAAGGTGGAAAAAAGAGATGCTGAAGCGACTGAGGATTTAAAG GTGGAAAAAAGACAAGCTGAAGGGACCGAGCAATTAAAGGTGGAAAAAAGACAAGCTGAAGGGACTGATGAATTAAAGGTGGAAAAAAGAGAAGCTGAAGCGACTGAGGATTTAAAGGTGGAAAAAAGAGATGCTGAAGCGACTGAGGATTTAAAGGTGGAAAAAAGACAAGCTGAAGGGACTGATGAATTAAAGGTGGAAAAAAGACAAGCTGAAGGGACTGATGAATTAAAGGTGGAAAAAAGAGAAGCTGAAGCGACTGAGGAATTAAAGGTGGAAAAAAGAGATGCTGAAGCGACTGAGGATTTAAAGGTGGAAAAAAGACAAGCTGAAGGGACTGATGAATTAAAGGTGGAAAAAAGACAAGCTGAAGggactgaagatttaaaggtggAAAAAAGAGATGCTGAAGCGACTGAGGAATTAAAGGTGGAAAAAAGACAAGCTGAAGGGACTGAGGAATTAAAGGTGGAAAAAAGAGATGCTGAAGCGACTGAGGAATTAAAGGTGGAAAAAAGAGATGCTGAAGGGACTGAGGAATTAAAGGTGGAAAAAAGAGATGCTGAAGGGACTGATGAATTAAAGGTGGAAAAAAGAGATGCTGAAGAGACTGAGCAATTAAAGGTGGAAAAAAGACGTGCTGTTTCAGCTCGGCCCTACATCCATAAAGGCATCCACTCTGAGCTGAAAGAGCTGAAATCTACCGTGAGTAATCTGAAGTATAAACTACAGGCCACTGAGGAACAGCTGAAACAGCTCAGGAGAAACG AATATAAAGTGGCATTTGGTGCCACACTTGGATCAATAGGTACCTTTGGACCCTTCAACACTTCAGTCACCCTGGTTTACAGTAATGTCTTTGTGAATGAGGGCAGAGCTTACAACCCAAACACTG GTATCTTCACTGCACCTGTAAAAGGGGCCTATTTCTTCAGTTTTTCTGTACATAGTCGCTCATCTAAAGTTCTGAATTTAGCACTCTTTAAAAATGGACAACAAATGTTAATGGTTTACAGTAATCCTCTTGGTGACCGCTATGAATCAAGCGCTGATTCAATCTCTCTGACTCTAGAGAAAGGAGATAATGTCTATATGCGTCTCCGTGAGAATTCATGGGTCTTTGATAATGGAAATCAACTCAATTCATTTGTTGGGCATTTACTTTTCCCTCTTTGA
- the LOC127933612 gene encoding translation initiation factor IF-2-like isoform X20 has translation MPHKILYALLLLLLSCDCIAEVQLEGNEVEAEGTEQLKVEKRQAEGTEQLKVEKRDAEGTEDLKVEKRDAEATEDLKVEKRDAEATEELKVEKRDAEATEELKVEKRDAEATEELKVEKRDAEATEELKVEKRDAEATEDLKVEKRDAEATEDLKVEKRDAEATEDLKVEKRQAEGTDELKVEKRQAEGTDELKVEKRQAEGTDELKVEKREAEATEELKVEKRDAEATEDLKVEKRQAEGTDELKVEKRQAEGTEDLKVEKRDAEATEELKVEKRQAEGTEELKVEKRDAEATEELKVEKRDAEGTEELKVEKRDAEGTDELKVEKRDAEETEQLKVEKRRAVSARPYIHKGIHSELKELKSTVSNLKYKLQATEEQLKQLRRNEYKVAFGATLGSIGTFGPFNTSVTLVYSNVFVNEGRAYNPNTGIFTAPVKGAYFFSFSVHSRSSKVLNLALFKNGQQMLMVYSNPLGDRYESSADSISLTLEKGDNVYMRLRENSWVFDNGNQLNSFVGHLLFPL, from the exons ATGCCCCACAAGATTCTGTATGCGCTGCTGCTTCTCCTGCTCAGCTGTGACTGCATTGCTGAGGTCCAGCTGGAAGGGAATGAAGTGGAGGCTGAAGGGACCGAGCAATTAAAGGTGGAAAAAAGACAAGCTGAAGGGACCGAGCAATTAAAGGTGGAAAAAAGAGACGCTGAAGGGACTGAGGATTTAAAGGTGGAAAAAAGAGATGCTGAAGCGACTGAGGATTTAAAGGTGGAAAAAAGAGATGCTGAAGCGACTGAGGAATTAAAGGTGGAAAAAAGAGATGCTGAAGCGACTGAGGAATTAAAGGTGGAAAAAAGAGATGCTGAAGCGACTGAGGAATTAAAGGTGGAAAAAAGAGATGCTGAAGCGACTGAGGAATTAAAGGTGGAAAAAAGAGATGCTGAAGCGACTGAGGATTTAAAG GTGGAAAAAAGAGATGCTGAAGCGACTGAGGATTTAAAGGTGGAAAAAAGAGATGCTGAAGCGACTGAGGATTTAAAG GTGGAAAAAAGACAAGCTGAAGGGACTGATGAATTAAAG GTGGAAAAAAGACAAGCTGAAGGGACTGATGAATTAAAGGTGGAAAAAAGACAAGCTGAAGGGACTGATGAATTAAAGGTGGAAAAAAGAGAAGCTGAAGCGACTGAGGAATTAAAGGTGGAAAAAAGAGATGCTGAAGCGACTGAGGATTTAAAGGTGGAAAAAAGACAAGCTGAAGGGACTGATGAATTAAAGGTGGAAAAAAGACAAGCTGAAGggactgaagatttaaaggtggAAAAAAGAGATGCTGAAGCGACTGAGGAATTAAAGGTGGAAAAAAGACAAGCTGAAGGGACTGAGGAATTAAAGGTGGAAAAAAGAGATGCTGAAGCGACTGAGGAATTAAAGGTGGAAAAAAGAGATGCTGAAGGGACTGAGGAATTAAAGGTGGAAAAAAGAGATGCTGAAGGGACTGATGAATTAAAGGTGGAAAAAAGAGATGCTGAAGAGACTGAGCAATTAAAGGTGGAAAAAAGACGTGCTGTTTCAGCTCGGCCCTACATCCATAAAGGCATCCACTCTGAGCTGAAAGAGCTGAAATCTACCGTGAGTAATCTGAAGTATAAACTACAGGCCACTGAGGAACAGCTGAAACAGCTCAGGAGAAACG AATATAAAGTGGCATTTGGTGCCACACTTGGATCAATAGGTACCTTTGGACCCTTCAACACTTCAGTCACCCTGGTTTACAGTAATGTCTTTGTGAATGAGGGCAGAGCTTACAACCCAAACACTG GTATCTTCACTGCACCTGTAAAAGGGGCCTATTTCTTCAGTTTTTCTGTACATAGTCGCTCATCTAAAGTTCTGAATTTAGCACTCTTTAAAAATGGACAACAAATGTTAATGGTTTACAGTAATCCTCTTGGTGACCGCTATGAATCAAGCGCTGATTCAATCTCTCTGACTCTAGAGAAAGGAGATAATGTCTATATGCGTCTCCGTGAGAATTCATGGGTCTTTGATAATGGAAATCAACTCAATTCATTTGTTGGGCATTTACTTTTCCCTCTTTGA
- the LOC127933612 gene encoding trichoplein keratin filament-binding protein-like isoform X44 — MPHKILYALLLLLLSCDCIAEVQLEGNEVEAEGTEQLKVEKRQAEGTEQLKVEKRDAEGTEDLKVEKRDAEATEDLKVEKRDAEATEDLKVEKRDAEATEDLKVEKRQAEGTDELKVEKREAEATEDLKVEKRDAEATEDLKVEKRQAEGTDELKVEKRQAEGTDELKVEKREAEATEELKVEKRDAEATEDLKVEKRQAEGTDELKVEKRQAEGTEDLKVEKRDAEATEELKVEKRQAEGTEELKVEKRDAEATEELKVEKRDAEGTEELKVEKRDAEGTDELKVEKRDAEETEQLKVEKRRAVSARPYIHKGIHSELKELKSTVSNLKYKLQATEEQLKQLRRNEYKVAFGATLGSIGTFGPFNTSVTLVYSNVFVNEGRAYNPNTGIFTAPVKGAYFFSFSVHSRSSKVLNLALFKNGQQMLMVYSNPLGDRYESSADSISLTLEKGDNVYMRLRENSWVFDNGNQLNSFVGHLLFPL, encoded by the exons ATGCCCCACAAGATTCTGTATGCGCTGCTGCTTCTCCTGCTCAGCTGTGACTGCATTGCTGAGGTCCAGCTGGAAGGGAATGAAGTGGAGGCTGAAGGGACCGAGCAATTAAAGGTGGAAAAAAGACAAGCTGAAGGGACCGAGCAATTAAAGGTGGAAAAAAGAGACGCTGAAGGGACTGAGGATTTAAAGGTGGAAAAAAGAGATGCTGAAGCGACTGAGGATTTAAAG GTGGAAAAAAGAGATGCTGAAGCGACTGAGGATTTAAAGGTGGAAAAAAGAGATGCTGAAGCGACTGAGGATTTAAAG GTGGAAAAAAGACAAGCTGAAGGGACTGATGAATTAAAGGTGGAAAAAAGAGAAGCTGAAGCGACTGAGGATTTAAAGGTGGAAAAAAGAGATGCTGAAGCGACTGAGGATTTAAAGGTGGAAAAAAGACAAGCTGAAGGGACTGATGAATTAAAGGTGGAAAAAAGACAAGCTGAAGGGACTGATGAATTAAAGGTGGAAAAAAGAGAAGCTGAAGCGACTGAGGAATTAAAGGTGGAAAAAAGAGATGCTGAAGCGACTGAGGATTTAAAGGTGGAAAAAAGACAAGCTGAAGGGACTGATGAATTAAAGGTGGAAAAAAGACAAGCTGAAGggactgaagatttaaaggtggAAAAAAGAGATGCTGAAGCGACTGAGGAATTAAAGGTGGAAAAAAGACAAGCTGAAGGGACTGAGGAATTAAAGGTGGAAAAAAGAGATGCTGAAGCGACTGAGGAATTAAAGGTGGAAAAAAGAGATGCTGAAGGGACTGAGGAATTAAAGGTGGAAAAAAGAGATGCTGAAGGGACTGATGAATTAAAGGTGGAAAAAAGAGATGCTGAAGAGACTGAGCAATTAAAGGTGGAAAAAAGACGTGCTGTTTCAGCTCGGCCCTACATCCATAAAGGCATCCACTCTGAGCTGAAAGAGCTGAAATCTACCGTGAGTAATCTGAAGTATAAACTACAGGCCACTGAGGAACAGCTGAAACAGCTCAGGAGAAACG AATATAAAGTGGCATTTGGTGCCACACTTGGATCAATAGGTACCTTTGGACCCTTCAACACTTCAGTCACCCTGGTTTACAGTAATGTCTTTGTGAATGAGGGCAGAGCTTACAACCCAAACACTG GTATCTTCACTGCACCTGTAAAAGGGGCCTATTTCTTCAGTTTTTCTGTACATAGTCGCTCATCTAAAGTTCTGAATTTAGCACTCTTTAAAAATGGACAACAAATGTTAATGGTTTACAGTAATCCTCTTGGTGACCGCTATGAATCAAGCGCTGATTCAATCTCTCTGACTCTAGAGAAAGGAGATAATGTCTATATGCGTCTCCGTGAGAATTCATGGGTCTTTGATAATGGAAATCAACTCAATTCATTTGTTGGGCATTTACTTTTCCCTCTTTGA
- the LOC127933612 gene encoding sodium/potassium/calcium exchanger 1-like isoform X27 — protein sequence MPHKILYALLLLLLSCDCIAEVQLEGNEVEAEGTEQLKVEKRQAEGTEQLKVEKRDAEGTEDLKVEKRDAEATEDLKVEKRDAEATEELKVEKRDAEATEDLKVEKRDAEATEDLKVEKRQAEGTEQLKVEKRQAEGTDELKVEKREAEATEDLKVEKRDAEATEDLKVEKRQAEGTDELKVEKRQAEGTDELKVEKREAEATEELKVEKRDAEATEDLKVEKRQAEGTDELKVEKRQAEGTEDLKVEKRDAEATEELKVEKRQAEGTEELKVEKRDAEATEELKVEKRDAEGTEELKVEKRDAEGTDELKVEKRDAEETEQLKVEKRRAVSARPYIHKGIHSELKELKSTVSNLKYKLQATEEQLKQLRRNEYKVAFGATLGSIGTFGPFNTSVTLVYSNVFVNEGRAYNPNTGIFTAPVKGAYFFSFSVHSRSSKVLNLALFKNGQQMLMVYSNPLGDRYESSADSISLTLEKGDNVYMRLRENSWVFDNGNQLNSFVGHLLFPL from the exons ATGCCCCACAAGATTCTGTATGCGCTGCTGCTTCTCCTGCTCAGCTGTGACTGCATTGCTGAGGTCCAGCTGGAAGGGAATGAAGTGGAGGCTGAAGGGACCGAGCAATTAAAGGTGGAAAAAAGACAAGCTGAAGGGACCGAGCAATTAAAGGTGGAAAAAAGAGACGCTGAAGGGACTGAGGATTTAAAGGTGGAAAAAAGAGATGCTGAAGCGACTGAGGATTTAAAGGTGGAAAAAAGAGATGCTGAAGCGACTGAGGAATTAAAG GTGGAAAAAAGAGATGCTGAAGCGACTGAGGATTTAAAGGTGGAAAAAAGAGATGCTGAAGCGACTGAGGATTTAAAG GTGGAAAAAAGACAAGCTGAAGGGACCGAGCAATTAAAGGTGGAAAAAAGACAAGCTGAAGGGACTGATGAATTAAAGGTGGAAAAAAGAGAAGCTGAAGCGACTGAGGATTTAAAGGTGGAAAAAAGAGATGCTGAAGCGACTGAGGATTTAAAGGTGGAAAAAAGACAAGCTGAAGGGACTGATGAATTAAAGGTGGAAAAAAGACAAGCTGAAGGGACTGATGAATTAAAGGTGGAAAAAAGAGAAGCTGAAGCGACTGAGGAATTAAAGGTGGAAAAAAGAGATGCTGAAGCGACTGAGGATTTAAAGGTGGAAAAAAGACAAGCTGAAGGGACTGATGAATTAAAGGTGGAAAAAAGACAAGCTGAAGggactgaagatttaaaggtggAAAAAAGAGATGCTGAAGCGACTGAGGAATTAAAGGTGGAAAAAAGACAAGCTGAAGGGACTGAGGAATTAAAGGTGGAAAAAAGAGATGCTGAAGCGACTGAGGAATTAAAGGTGGAAAAAAGAGATGCTGAAGGGACTGAGGAATTAAAGGTGGAAAAAAGAGATGCTGAAGGGACTGATGAATTAAAGGTGGAAAAAAGAGATGCTGAAGAGACTGAGCAATTAAAGGTGGAAAAAAGACGTGCTGTTTCAGCTCGGCCCTACATCCATAAAGGCATCCACTCTGAGCTGAAAGAGCTGAAATCTACCGTGAGTAATCTGAAGTATAAACTACAGGCCACTGAGGAACAGCTGAAACAGCTCAGGAGAAACG AATATAAAGTGGCATTTGGTGCCACACTTGGATCAATAGGTACCTTTGGACCCTTCAACACTTCAGTCACCCTGGTTTACAGTAATGTCTTTGTGAATGAGGGCAGAGCTTACAACCCAAACACTG GTATCTTCACTGCACCTGTAAAAGGGGCCTATTTCTTCAGTTTTTCTGTACATAGTCGCTCATCTAAAGTTCTGAATTTAGCACTCTTTAAAAATGGACAACAAATGTTAATGGTTTACAGTAATCCTCTTGGTGACCGCTATGAATCAAGCGCTGATTCAATCTCTCTGACTCTAGAGAAAGGAGATAATGTCTATATGCGTCTCCGTGAGAATTCATGGGTCTTTGATAATGGAAATCAACTCAATTCATTTGTTGGGCATTTACTTTTCCCTCTTTGA